The Octopus bimaculoides isolate UCB-OBI-ISO-001 unplaced genomic scaffold, ASM119413v2 Scaffold_92032, whole genome shotgun sequence genome has a segment encoding these proteins:
- the LOC106878971 gene encoding zinc finger protein 239 encodes MKNYSLIMNSSTKPKNPDTREKLHPCAICGKSFSHSTNLTRHKRTHTGEKPYHCDICGKSFPEAGQLKTHKRMHTGEKPYQCNICGKSFVSVSHVTNHKRIHTGEKPYHCDTCGKSFTQNSHLTKHKLIHTGEKPYHCGICGKSFSRNDKLNPHKRTHTGEKPYHCNICGESFSQDSNMKRHKRTHTGEKPHHCDICDKSFSESSLLTRHIRIHTGEKPYRCDICGTSFSQNGYFTKHKRVHTGEKPYHCDTCGKSFSQNSTLTSHKRIHTGEKPYSCDICGKSFSQLSALNKHKQTHTGENP; translated from the coding sequence ATGAAAAATTATTCTCTCATAATGAATAGTTCAACGAAACCAAAAAACCCTGATACCAGAGAAAAGCTACATCCCTGTgctatctgtggtaaatcattctctcatagtaCTAACTTAACcagacacaaacgtacacatacaggagagaagccatatcattgcgatatctgtggtaagtcgttCCCTGAAGCTGGTCAGTTGAAAACGCACAAACGTATGCATACAGGGGAAAAGCCATATcagtgtaatatctgtggtaaatccttcgtTTCTGTTAGTCACGTGactaatcacaaacgtattcacactggggagaagccatatcattgtgatacctgtggtaaatcattcacacAAAATAGtcatttgactaaacacaaacttattcatacaggagagaaaccatatcactgtggtaTTTGCGGTAAATCGTTCTCTCGAAATGATAAATTGAACcctcacaaacgcactcatacaggagagaagccatatcattgtaatatctgtggtgaatcattttcTCAAGACAGTAACATGAAAAggcacaaacgcactcacacaggtgagaagccacatcattgtgatatctgtgataaatcattctctgaaagtagtcTCTTGACTCGTCACATACggattcatacaggtgagaaaccatatcgttgtgatatctgcggtacatcattctctcaaaatggttATTTCACTAAGCACAAACGcgttcatactggggaaaaaccatatcattgtgatacttgtggtaaatcattttctcaaaatagcACTCTAACTagtcacaaacgcattcacacgggagagaagccatattcctgtgatatctgtggtaaatcattctctcaactGAGTGctttaaataaacacaaacagacacatacaggagaaaatcCATAA
- the LOC106878973 gene encoding zinc finger protein 239 isoform X1 — MTNYSLIMNHLTKRKNTDTREKPYHCDICGKSFPHNSKLTRHRRTHTGEKPYHCNICGESFFDACHLKTHKHIHTGEKLYHCNICGKSFSQNGALTRHKRTHTGERPYHCDICGKSFTENAHLTRHKCTHTGEKPYHCIICGKTFSQRSDLTNHNRTHTGQKPYYCKNCGKSFSQVGHLKTHERIHTGEKPYYCDICGKSFSEASNMKQHKRIHTGEKPCHCDICGKSFSRSSHLTDHKRIHTGEKPYHCDICGKSFSQSGNLTNHKLTHTGEKPYHCDICGISFPQMSALTKHTHTHTGEKP, encoded by the coding sequence ATGACAAATTATTCTCTCATAATGAATCATTTAACTAAACGAAAAAACACTGATACAagagagaaaccttatcattgtgatatctgtggtaaatcattccctcatAATAGTAAGTTAACTAggcacagacgtacacatacaggagagaaaccatatcattgcaatatctgtggtgaatcattctttGATGCCTGTCACTTGAaaacgcacaaacatattcatacaggagagaagctatatcattgtaatatctgtggtaaatcattttctcaaaatggtGCCttgactagacacaaacgtacacatacaggagaaaggccatatcattgtgatatctgtggtaaatcattcactgaaaATGCTCATTTAACTAGacacaaatgcactcatacaggagagaaaccatatcactgtattatctgtggtaaaacattttctcaaagGAGTGACTTGACTAACCACAACCGTACACATACAGGACAGAAGCCATATTATTGCAAAaactgtggtaaatccttctcccAAGTCGGTCACTTGAAAACAcatgaacgtatacatacaggtgaaaagccctattattgtgatatctgtggtaaatcattttccgAAGCCAGTAATATGAAacagcacaaacgtattcatacaggtgagaagccatgtcattgtgatatttgtggtaaatcattctctcgaagtagTCACTTGACtgatcacaaacgcattcatacaggtgagaagccttatcattgtgatatctgtggtaaatcattctctcaaagtggtaACTTGACTAatcacaaacttacacatacaggagagaagccatatcattgcgatatctgtggtatatCATTTCCTCAAATGAGTGCcttaactaaacacacacatacacatacaggagagaagccatga
- the LOC106878973 gene encoding zinc finger protein 239 isoform X2, with protein sequence MTNYSLIMNHLTKRKNTDTREKPYHCDICGKSFPHNSKLTRHRRTHTGEKPYHCNICGESFFDACHLKTHKHIHTGEKLYHCNICGKSFSQNGALTRHKRTHTGERPYHCDICGKSFTENAHLTRHKCTHTGEKPYHCIICGKTFSQRSDLTNHNRTHTGQKPYYCKNCGKSFSQVGHLKTHERIHTGEKPYYCDICGKSFSEASNMKQHKRIHTVTTLRPCWSTTFKKF encoded by the exons ATGACAAATTATTCTCTCATAATGAATCATTTAACTAAACGAAAAAACACTGATACAagagagaaaccttatcattgtgatatctgtggtaaatcattccctcatAATAGTAAGTTAACTAggcacagacgtacacatacaggagagaaaccatatcattgcaatatctgtggtgaatcattctttGATGCCTGTCACTTGAaaacgcacaaacatattcatacaggagagaagctatatcattgtaatatctgtggtaaatcattttctcaaaatggtGCCttgactagacacaaacgtacacatacaggagaaaggccatatcattgtgatatctgtggtaaatcattcactgaaaATGCTCATTTAACTAGacacaaatgcactcatacaggagagaaaccatatcactgtattatctgtggtaaaacattttctcaaagGAGTGACTTGACTAACCACAACCGTACACATACAGGACAGAAGCCATATTATTGCAAAaactgtggtaaatccttctcccAAGTCGGTCACTTGAAAACAcatgaacgtatacatacaggtgaaaagccctattattgtgatatctgtggtaaatcattttccgAAGCCAGTAATATGAAacagcacaaacgtattcatacag tcactacactgcgaccatgctggagcactactttcaagaaattttag
- the LOC106878974 gene encoding zinc finger protein 665 has protein sequence MNNSTEPENLDAEEKGHHCDICGKSFPHRSVMTRHKLTHTGEKPYHCDICGKSFSQRSVVTRHKRTHTGEKPYHCDICGKSFSERKVLTNHMKIHTGEKPHHCDICGKSFSQSTHLTNHKTTHTGEKPYHCDICGKSFSGNSQLTIHKRVHTGEKPFHCNMCGKSFSQRSHLNDHKTIHTGEKLYHCDICGKSFSQRSHLTNHKPTHTGEKPCHCDICGKSFSFNSQLTNHKRIHTGEKPYQCDICGKSFSQRDVVTTHKRTHTGEKPYSCDICSKSFSQNGHLLSHRYIHTRGKPYDCNLCSKSFSEGNVLTKHNIHTGEKPYHCGICGKSFSRNSHLTNHKRIHTGEKPFQCDICGKSFSQNSHLIKHRPTHTGEKPYHCDICSKSFSQRSHLANHKLTHTGEKSYHCDFCGKSFSLNSQLVTHNRVHTGEKPYHCDICGKSFSQRSHLTSHEHTHTREKP, from the coding sequence ATGAATAATTCAACTGAACCAGAAAACCTTGATGCAGAGGAAAAGggacatcactgtgatatctgtggtaaatcatttcctCACAGGAGTGTTATGACAAGACACAAgcttacacatacaggagagaaaccatatcactgtgatatctgtggtaagtcattctctcagaGGAGTGTTGTGACTaggcacaaacgtacacatacaggagagaagccatatcactgtgatatctgtggtaaatcattctctgaacgTAAAGTTTTAACTAACCATATGAagattcatactggagagaaaccacatcattgtgatatctgtggtaaatcattctctcaaagtactcACTTGACTAATCACAAAactacacatacaggagagaagccatatcattgtgatatctgcggtaaatcattctctggaaataGCCAGTTGACtattcacaaacgtgttcatacaggggagaaaccatttcactgtaatatgtgtggtaaatcattctctcaaagaagTCACTTGAATGATCACAAAactatacatacaggagagaagttgtatcattgcgatatctgtggtaaatcattctctcaaagaagTCACTTGACAAATCACAAAcctacacatacaggagagaagccatgtcattgtgatatctgtggtaaatcattctcttttaaCAGTCAATTGACTAaccacaaacgcattcatacaggagagaaaccatatcaatgtgatatctgtggtaaatcattctctcagagggATGTGgtgactacacacaaacgtacacatacaggagagaagccatattcctgtgatatctgtagtaaatcattctctcaaaatggtcACTTGCTTAGtcacagatatattcatactAGGGGAAAACCATATGATTGTAATCTCTgcagtaaatcattttctgaaggTAATGTTTTAACTAAACATaatattcatacaggggagaaaccatatcattgtggtatctgtggtaaatcattctctcgtaaTAGTCATTTGACtaatcacaaacgcattcatactggagagaaaccatttcaatgtgatatctgtggtaaatcattctctcaaaacagtCACTTGATCAAGCACAGAcctacacatacaggagagaaaccatatcactgtgatatctgtagtaaatcattctcacaaagAAGTCATTTGGCTAaccacaaacttacacatacaggagagaaatcatatcattgtgatttctgtggtaaatcgttctctctcAATAGTCAATTGGTTACTCACAATcgcgttcatacaggagagaaaccatatcattgtgatatctgtggtaaatctttctctcaaaggAGTCACTTGACTAgtcacgaacatacacatacaagagaAAAGCCTTAA